The proteins below come from a single Papaver somniferum cultivar HN1 chromosome 11, ASM357369v1, whole genome shotgun sequence genomic window:
- the LOC113321301 gene encoding calcium-transporting ATPase 12, plasma membrane-type-like translates to MYTNKQNNYVEHLLNIHTASKPLNRWRIAFAAIYSSRVLVSLAKEIIAKRKNQYLNPDIIHNPSYTALDIPMSSYSADNNSVDDHLSFSDVDVQKLSNIVKDKKLDLLHEHFEGIGNLVKVLGTDSEHGINDDPENIGQRQSVFGTNTYHKPPPKGIFHFILEAFKDLIILILLVAATLALAFGIKQHGLKEGWYEGGSIYVAVFLVVVVSAGSNYRQSRQFEKLSKVTNNIKVEVVRNGRRQQISIFDVVVGDVASLKIGDQIPADGLFLNGHSLHVDESSMTGESDHLEVDAKENPFLLSGVKVANGYGHMLVTSVGMHTGWGAMMSTISSDSDERTPLQERLDRLTSYIGKIGLTVAFLVLLVLLVRYFTGNTQNENGDGKEYIGSKTKTDDIINSMIRIVAAAITIVVVAIPEGLPLAVTLTLAYSMKRMMADQAMVRKLSACETMGSATTICTDKTGTLTLNQMKVTKFWLGEEVITDYTESIIAGSIQGLLCQGVGLNTTGTVYQPTAGTVPEFSGSPTEKAILSWAVSELGMDTEELKRNFSILHVEAFNSEKKRSGVLIKKVHSHENKTHVHWKGAAEMILATCSNYYDCSGITKTLDHDKMKRFEQIIQDMAADSLRCIAFAHKEILDEELEYKEDGKTHQLLKDDNLTLLGLVGIKDPCRPGVNQAVRACQDAGVDIKMITGDNVFTARAIAIECGILKADQALSNEAVVEGVEFRNYTEEERMRKVEKICVMARSSPFDKLLMVQCLKKKGHVVAVTGDGTNDAPALKEADIGLSMGIQGTEVAKESSDIVILDDNFASVATMVSWGRCVYNNIQKFIQFQLTVNVAALVINFIAALSAGKVPLTAVQLLWVNLIMDTLGALALATERPTKELMKAKPIGRTAPLISNVMWRNLMAQALYQISILLILQFKGKSIFKVDEKVKDTLIFNSFVLCQIFNEFNARKLEKRNVFEGIHKNRLFLGIIAFTLVLQVVMVEFLKKFADTTNLNVVQWFSCIGIAAVSWPIGWFVKYIPVPETPVFSLLHRKRRKSSSEDDAC, encoded by the coding sequence ATGTACACCAATAAACAGAACAACTATGTAGAGCATCTACTTAACATACATACTGCCAGCAAACCACTTAACAGGTGGCGTATAGCTTTCGCAGCGATTTATTCTTCTCGAGTATTGGTCTCACTAGCTAAAGAGATTATCGCAAAGAGGAAGAATCAGTATCTCAACCCTGATATCATACATAATCCTTCTTATACTGCTTTGGATATTCCAATGAGTAGTTACAGTGCAGATAATAATAGTGTTGATGATCACTTAAGCTTTTCTGATGTAGATGTACAAAAACTGAGTAACATAGTAAAAGATAAGAAGCTGGATTTGCTTCACGAACATTTCGAGGGTATTGGGAATCTGGTAAAAGTTCTTGGAACCGATTCAGAACATGGAATCAACGATGATCCTGAAAATATTGGACAACGTCAAAGCGTCTTTGGTACAAATACGTACCATAAGCCTCCTCcaaaaggtatatttcatttcatTCTTGAAGCATTTAAGGATTTGATCATTCTTATATTGCTGGTAGCTGCTACACTAGCTCTTGCTTTTGGTATTAAACAACATGGCTTGAAAGAAGGATGGTACGAAGGTGGGAGTATATATGTTGCTGTTTTTCTAGTCGTGGTTGTTTCTGCCGGTAGCAATTATAGGCAGTCAAGACAGTTCGAAAAACTATCAAAAGTCACCAATAACATCAAAGTTGAAGTTGTGAGAAACGGGAGAAGACAACAAATATCTATCTTTGATGTTGTAGTTGGAGATGTTGCTTCTTTAAAGATTGGAGATCAAATTCCAGCTGATGGACTCTTCCTAAACGGCCATTCCTTACACGTAGATGAATCGAGCATGACCGGAGAGAGCGATCACCTGGAAGTTGATGCAAAAGAGAATCCGTTCTTGTTATCTGGCGTGAAAGTGGCTAACGGTTATGGTCACATGCTTGTTACGTCTGTGGGCATGCACACTGGTTGGGGCGCAATGATGAGTACTATATCCAGTGATTCAGATGAAAGGACCCCATTACAAGAACGGCTAGACAGACTGACATCTTATATAGGAAAGATTGGTCTGACGGTGGCATTCCTTGTTCTTCTCGTCTTGTTGGTGCGGTACTTCACAGGAAATACACAAAAcgaaaatggtgatggaaaagaaTATATTGGTAGCAAAACAAAGACTGATGATATAATAAACTCAATGATTCGAATTGTTGCTGCTGCAATCACAATTGTGGTTGTGGCAATTCCAGAAGGCCTGCCTTTGGCAGTCACTCTCACACTGGCATACTCCATGAAAAGAATGATGGCTGATCAAGCTATGGTAAGAAAACTTTCAGCATGTGAGACCATGGGTTCGGCAACCACCATTTGTACCGACAAAACGGGGACTCTTACACTGAATCAAATGAAGGTGACCAAGTTCTGGCTCGGGGAAGAAGTTATAACAGATTACACAGAATCCATAATTGCGGGTAGCATTCAAGGACTGCTCTGCCAGGGTGTTGGTCTAAACACAACAGGGACCGTATATCAACCCACTGCAGGAACAGTGCCAGAATTTTCGGGCAGCCCGACTGAGAAGGCAATTCTATCTTGGGCTGTCTCTGAGTTGGGAATGGACACAGAAGAGTTAAAGCGCAATTTCTCCATTCTTCATGTGGAAGCCTTCAACTcagagaagaaaagaagtggCGTTCTGATAAAGAAAGTGCATTCACATGAAAATAAAACCCATGTACATTGGAAAGGAGCTGCGGAGATGATACTAgctacatgttcaaattactatgACTGCAGTGGGATCACGAAGACCTTAGACCACGACAAAATGAAAAGGTTTGAGCAAATAATTCAAGATATGGCAGCAGATAGTCTCCGATGTATTGCTTTCGCCCACAAAGAAATCCTAGATGAAGAGTTGGAGTACAAGGAAGATGGGAAGACTCATCAATTATTAAAAGATGATAATCTTACCTTGTTAGGATTAGTAGGTATAAAGGACCCGTGCCGCCCAGGGGTGAATCAAGCAGTCAGAGCTTGCCAAGATGCTGGGGTCGACATCAAAATGATCACTGGAGATAATGTTTTCACAGCAAGAGCCATTGCTATTGAATGTGGAATACTAAAAGCCGATCAAGCATTAAGTAATGAAGCAGTCGTTGAAGGTGTGGAGTTCAGGAACTACACAGAGGAGGAGAGGATGCGCAAGGTGGAAAAGATATGTGTGATGGCAAGGTCATCCCCTTTCGACAAGCTCTTGATGGTGCAATGCTTGAAAAAGAAAGGACACGTGGTTGCAGTCACTGGAGATGGCACAAATGATGCACCCGCACTTAAAGAGGCGGACATAGGTCTTTCTATGGGGATTCAAGGCACAGAAGTCGCGAAGGAGAGTTCAGATATAGTCATCCTGGATGATAATTTCGCTTCTGTAGCCACAATGGTAAGCTGGGGGAGATGTGtttataacaacattcaaaaATTCATCCAGTTTCAACTCACAGTTAATGTAGCAGCTCTTGTTATCAACTTCATTGCCGCACTTTCTGCTGGTAAAGTCCCACTAACAGCAGTCCAATTGTTATGGGTGAACCTAATCATGGATACTTTGGGTGCTCTTGCTCTAGCTACTGAGCGACCAACCAAAGAGCTCATGAAAGCAAAACCAATTGGACGAACTGCTCCACTAATAAGCAATGTCATGTGGAGGAACCTTATGGCTCAAGCTCTATACCAAATCTCAATCCTCTTGATCTTACAATTCAAGGGTAAGTCTATTTTTAAGGTGGACGAAAAGGTCAAGGACACTCTTATCTTCAATTCATTTGTTCTTTGTCAAATTTTTAACGAATTCAACGCGAGGAAGCTGGAGAAGAGGAATGTGTTTGAAGGAATACATAAGAACAGGTTATTTCTTGGGATTATAGCGTTCACTCTAGTTCTTCAAGTGGTGATGGTAGAATTTCTCAAAAAGTTCGCAGACACTACGAACTTGAATGTTGTGCAATGGTTTTCATGTATTGGAATCGCAGCTGTTTCGTGGCCTATTGGTTGGTTTGTCAAGTATATACCGGTACCTGAAACGCCAGTCTTCAGTCTTTTACATCGCAAAAGAAGAAAATCATCAAGTGAGGACGATGCCTGTTAA